One part of the Streptomyces sp. AM 2-1-1 genome encodes these proteins:
- a CDS encoding GntR family transcriptional regulator: protein MPKEASPGSGEQAKQLALSQLRQAILRGEMAPAQRLVENELAERFGVTRASIRAALIDLAAQGLVERIRNRGSRVRVVTVEEAVAITECRMALEGLCAAKAAVLATEAQREELTGLGALMAKAVAEGDPLTYSELNHQLHTCVREFSGQRTAVELLERLNGQLVRHQFQLALRPGRPQQSLSEHLAMIEAIVAGEPQAAEQAVRAHLSSVIDVLRA, encoded by the coding sequence ATGCCGAAGGAAGCCAGTCCGGGCAGCGGGGAGCAGGCCAAGCAACTGGCGTTGTCCCAGCTCCGGCAGGCGATTCTGCGGGGCGAGATGGCGCCGGCCCAACGGCTGGTGGAGAACGAACTCGCCGAGCGGTTCGGTGTGACACGGGCCAGCATCCGTGCGGCGCTGATCGATCTTGCCGCGCAGGGGCTGGTGGAGCGGATCCGTAACCGCGGGTCCCGGGTGCGCGTGGTGACCGTGGAGGAGGCGGTAGCCATCACCGAGTGCCGCATGGCGCTCGAAGGGCTGTGTGCCGCCAAGGCGGCGGTCCTGGCCACCGAGGCGCAGCGCGAGGAGCTGACCGGTCTGGGCGCACTCATGGCCAAGGCGGTGGCAGAGGGCGATCCCCTCACCTACTCCGAGCTCAACCACCAACTGCACACCTGCGTCAGGGAGTTCTCCGGGCAGCGGACCGCCGTGGAACTCCTGGAGCGACTCAACGGGCAACTGGTGCGCCACCAGTTCCAGTTGGCCCTGAGGCCCGGTCGTCCCCAGCAGTCCCTGAGCGAACACCTCGCCATGATCGAAGCGATCGTGGCCGGGGAACCGCAGGCGGCCGAGCAGGCCGTCCGCGCTCATCTCAGCAGTGTGATCGACGTGTTGCGCGCCTGA
- a CDS encoding 4-carboxy-4-hydroxy-2-oxoadipate aldolase/oxaloacetate decarboxylase: protein MSGVIVTNPPKASLAQADALAGHGVATVHEALGRTGSLGPALRPVQQGVRIAGTAVTALCWPGDNLMIHAAVEQCGEGDILVVTTTSPCTDGLFGELFATALQRRGVRGLITTTGVRDTAELRAMNFPVWSKAVSAQGTVKATGGSVNVPVAIEGRIVRPGDIVLADDDGVMCVPRERAAEAIEASVARTAKEEASRAAFAGGQLGLDRYGLRETLERLGVTYRSYEEHLRDGAAP from the coding sequence ATGAGCGGCGTGATCGTCACCAACCCCCCGAAGGCGTCCCTGGCCCAGGCCGACGCCCTGGCCGGCCACGGTGTGGCCACGGTGCACGAGGCCCTCGGCCGCACCGGCAGCCTCGGCCCCGCGCTCCGCCCGGTCCAGCAGGGCGTACGGATCGCCGGCACCGCCGTCACGGCCCTCTGCTGGCCCGGCGACAACCTCATGATCCACGCGGCGGTGGAGCAGTGCGGCGAGGGGGACATCCTCGTCGTCACCACCACCTCCCCCTGTACGGACGGCCTGTTCGGTGAGCTCTTCGCCACCGCCCTCCAGCGCCGGGGCGTACGCGGCCTGATCACCACCACCGGGGTGCGTGACACGGCGGAGCTGCGCGCGATGAACTTCCCCGTCTGGTCGAAGGCCGTCAGCGCGCAGGGCACCGTGAAGGCGACCGGCGGATCGGTCAACGTCCCCGTCGCGATCGAAGGGCGGATCGTCCGGCCCGGCGACATCGTCCTCGCCGACGACGACGGCGTGATGTGCGTGCCGCGCGAGCGGGCCGCCGAGGCGATCGAGGCCTCCGTCGCGCGTACCGCCAAGGAGGAGGCGTCCCGGGCGGCCTTCGCCGGGGGGCAGTTGGGCCTCGACCGGTACGGCCTGCGGGAGACACTGGAACGGCTCGGCGTGACGTACCGCTCGTACGAGGAGCACCTGCGCGACGGAGCGGCACCGTGA
- a CDS encoding PIG-L deacetylase family protein produces MTQANAPAPARSTLVVTAHAGDFVWRAGGAVALAASRGERVTIACLTYGERGESARAWREGKALEEIKAMRRDEAERAAAVLGAEVRFLDAGDYPLLVTPELTDRLVAIYRETQPDVVLTHPLEDPYNGDHPAAARMALDARVLAGAIGYPAPGEVLGAPPVFFFEPHQPEMCGFTPEVLLDITEVFDTKREAMECLSAQAHLWEYYTDLGKRRGVQLKRNAGPNLGLASTTYGEAYMRPYPQVTGVLA; encoded by the coding sequence ATGACCCAAGCCAACGCGCCCGCCCCCGCACGGTCGACGCTCGTCGTCACCGCGCACGCCGGAGACTTCGTGTGGCGGGCCGGGGGCGCCGTCGCCCTCGCCGCCTCGCGCGGCGAGAGAGTGACCATCGCCTGTCTGACCTACGGCGAGCGCGGTGAGTCGGCGCGGGCCTGGCGCGAGGGCAAGGCGCTGGAGGAGATCAAGGCGATGCGCCGGGACGAGGCGGAACGGGCCGCCGCCGTCCTCGGGGCAGAGGTGCGCTTCCTGGACGCCGGTGACTACCCCCTGTTGGTCACCCCGGAGCTGACCGACCGGCTGGTCGCGATCTACCGCGAGACCCAGCCCGACGTGGTGCTCACGCACCCGCTGGAGGACCCGTACAACGGCGACCACCCGGCCGCCGCCCGGATGGCGCTGGACGCCCGGGTGCTGGCCGGGGCCATCGGCTACCCGGCCCCCGGCGAGGTCCTGGGTGCCCCGCCGGTCTTCTTCTTCGAGCCCCACCAGCCGGAGATGTGCGGCTTCACCCCCGAGGTGCTCCTCGACATCACCGAGGTCTTCGACACCAAGCGCGAGGCGATGGAGTGCCTCTCCGCGCAGGCGCACCTGTGGGAGTACTACACCGACCTCGGCAAGCGGCGCGGAGTGCAGCTCAAGCGAAACGCGGGACCCAACCTGGGCCTGGCGTCGACCACCTACGGCGAGGCGTACATGCGCCCGTACCCGCAGGTCACGGGGGTCCTGGCATGA
- a CDS encoding catechol 2,3-dioxygenase: MTPPLGDIAHLGHVELLTPDLDASVDFFTRILGLTENGRDGNSVYLRTFDDYEHHSLVLTAHGTPGVRRTALRTSSGEALHRRIKELEAAGRPGRWAEDEPGIGPLYLTSDPDGHQLALYWESEHYVAPPALKPGLKNQPQAKPSHGVGVRRLDHVNFLGSDVAANAAFTRDVLGARPTEQIVLDSGTLAAQWLTFTNKSYDVVYTSDWTGSSGRLHHIAFATDTREDILRAADICLDNDVFIETGPHKHAIQQTFFLYVYEPGGNRVELCNPLTRLVLAPDWPLITWTEAERAKGQAWGLKTIESFHTHGTPPVA; this comes from the coding sequence ATGACTCCGCCTCTCGGTGACATCGCCCACCTCGGACACGTCGAACTCCTCACCCCGGACCTCGACGCCAGCGTCGACTTCTTCACCCGGATACTCGGTCTGACCGAGAACGGCCGCGACGGGAACTCCGTCTACCTGCGGACCTTCGACGACTACGAGCACCACAGCCTCGTCCTCACCGCGCACGGGACGCCGGGCGTGCGCCGCACCGCACTGCGCACCTCCAGCGGGGAGGCGCTGCACCGCAGGATCAAGGAGCTGGAAGCCGCCGGACGGCCGGGCCGCTGGGCCGAGGACGAGCCCGGCATCGGCCCGCTGTACCTGACCAGCGACCCGGACGGCCATCAACTCGCCCTGTACTGGGAGAGCGAGCACTACGTCGCTCCCCCCGCACTGAAGCCGGGGCTGAAGAACCAGCCGCAGGCCAAGCCGTCCCACGGGGTCGGCGTCCGGCGGCTGGACCACGTCAACTTCCTCGGCTCCGACGTGGCCGCCAACGCCGCCTTCACCCGCGACGTCCTCGGCGCCCGCCCCACCGAGCAGATCGTCCTCGACAGCGGCACGCTCGCCGCCCAGTGGCTGACGTTCACCAACAAGTCGTACGACGTCGTCTACACCTCCGACTGGACGGGCTCCAGCGGCCGGCTGCACCACATCGCCTTCGCCACCGACACCCGCGAGGACATCCTGCGGGCGGCCGACATCTGCCTCGACAACGACGTGTTCATCGAGACCGGCCCGCACAAGCACGCCATCCAGCAGACGTTCTTCCTCTACGTATACGAGCCCGGCGGCAACCGGGTCGAACTCTGCAACCCGCTCACCCGGCTCGTGCTGGCCCCCGACTGGCCGCTGATCACCTGGACCGAGGCCGAACGCGCCAAGGGCCAGGCGTGGGGTCTCAAGACGATCGAGTCCTTCCACACGCACGGCACCCCGCCCGTCGCCTGA
- a CDS encoding M6 family metalloprotease domain-containing protein encodes MQHPRRGIRSCRRPLALAGATALVIAALASASAALPDASRASAGSVPLSAGSALGPCRISAALGVQMSEGMPTPPGYAPSTGTVRALNLMIDFPDAPGSGTAADRMAEFFPQTSDWFRRSSYGRLDYRPQAPVKGWLRMPLKFAEYGMERGAPYEPGYRQLVSDIVRAADARVDFSAYDLINVLVTPNAGPSALDTVLSVTFPANDEAPRADGVPLANTSFVYSRQDDGSGSYAKTGYRVLPHENGHVFGLPDLYTAQGGGSVGHWDIMSEDWGADNDFLGWHKWKLGWLDNGQVTCASGPGTTERVLEPLATTGGTKLAVVPLGEDSGYVAEVRTAAGNDEAVCRPGVLIYQVDSDVETGQGPVSVADSTGDSGGCTSRPNVHAELSDAPFQPGQTFTDRANGIRVSVLDEDEDGGYRVRITRS; translated from the coding sequence ATGCAGCACCCTCGCCGAGGGATACGCAGCTGTCGCCGCCCGCTCGCACTCGCGGGCGCGACCGCCCTGGTCATCGCCGCGCTGGCCTCCGCGAGCGCCGCCCTGCCCGACGCGAGCCGGGCCTCCGCCGGTTCGGTGCCCCTCTCCGCCGGATCCGCGCTCGGACCGTGCCGGATATCCGCCGCCCTGGGCGTACAGATGTCGGAGGGGATGCCGACCCCGCCCGGATACGCCCCGTCCACCGGCACCGTACGGGCCCTGAACCTCATGATCGACTTCCCGGACGCGCCGGGCAGCGGGACCGCGGCGGACCGGATGGCGGAGTTCTTCCCGCAGACCTCCGACTGGTTCCGCAGGAGTTCCTACGGGCGGCTCGACTACCGCCCCCAGGCCCCGGTGAAGGGCTGGCTGCGGATGCCGCTGAAGTTCGCGGAGTACGGGATGGAGCGCGGCGCGCCGTACGAGCCCGGCTACCGGCAGCTGGTGTCGGACATCGTCCGGGCCGCCGACGCACGGGTGGACTTCTCCGCGTACGACCTGATCAACGTGCTGGTCACCCCGAACGCGGGCCCCTCGGCCCTCGACACCGTGCTCTCCGTGACCTTCCCCGCCAACGACGAGGCGCCGCGCGCCGACGGTGTCCCGCTGGCCAACACCTCGTTCGTCTACAGCCGGCAGGACGACGGCTCGGGCTCCTACGCGAAGACCGGCTACCGGGTGCTCCCCCACGAGAACGGCCACGTCTTCGGCCTCCCCGACCTCTACACCGCGCAGGGGGGCGGCTCGGTCGGGCACTGGGACATCATGTCCGAGGACTGGGGCGCCGACAACGACTTCCTCGGCTGGCACAAGTGGAAGCTGGGCTGGCTCGACAACGGGCAGGTCACCTGCGCGTCGGGGCCCGGCACCACCGAGCGTGTCCTCGAACCGCTCGCGACGACCGGTGGCACCAAGCTCGCGGTCGTCCCGCTGGGCGAGGACTCCGGGTACGTCGCCGAGGTGCGCACCGCCGCCGGGAACGACGAGGCGGTCTGCCGCCCGGGGGTGCTGATCTACCAGGTCGACTCGGACGTGGAGACGGGCCAGGGGCCGGTCTCCGTCGCGGACAGCACCGGTGACAGTGGCGGCTGCACCAGCCGGCCCAACGTGCACGCCGAGCTCTCCGACGCGCCGTTCCAGCCGGGCCAGACCTTCACCGACCGAGCCAACGGTATCCGGGTCTCGGTGCTCGACGAGGACGAGGACGGCGGGTACCGGGTCCGGATAACGCGCTCCTGA
- a CDS encoding aromatic acid/H+ symport family MFS transporter has protein sequence MSSSTTLSPRGRKLALLVVGLCWLVVLFDGLDMFVYGAVLPHMLEHHALGLKPSMAGDLGSYATFGMLIGALSAGTITDWVGRKKLIIVCTAVFSLASALCAVAGSVGVFGLGRFIAGVGLGGLLPVTITLVSEYAPRGRGAIIVGTLMTAHQAGGIVSGFIGLWTGGENGWRVAYWICVVPLFIGVPLVWKFLPESMSFLVAKGRDEEAADLARRFDVDVPAAKAARPAAGERWDALAALFRGNLWRRTLLYWLTSFGGLLLVYGVSNWLPTMMRGAGYELGSSLSFVVIINAGGIVGMLVAGRFSDRFGALRVAALWFALTAVGVYLLGVHMALPLTCAVVFLTGLFLFSAQAMVYAAVAGDSTDDNRATAVGWTSGMGRFGAVFGPWLGGQLVANGHEDWGFTAFAVTAVFATVMLCLTGLRPTKETGGAGPAQPLSATG, from the coding sequence ATGTCCTCCTCCACCACCCTGTCGCCACGGGGCAGAAAGCTCGCGTTGCTGGTCGTCGGCCTCTGCTGGCTGGTCGTGCTCTTCGACGGCCTCGACATGTTCGTCTACGGCGCCGTGCTGCCGCACATGCTGGAGCACCACGCGCTCGGCCTGAAGCCCTCCATGGCGGGCGACCTCGGCAGTTACGCCACCTTCGGCATGCTGATCGGCGCCCTCTCGGCCGGCACGATCACCGACTGGGTCGGCCGCAAGAAGCTGATCATCGTCTGCACGGCGGTGTTCTCGCTCGCCTCCGCCCTCTGCGCGGTGGCCGGCTCCGTCGGGGTCTTCGGCCTCGGGCGCTTCATCGCCGGGGTGGGCCTCGGCGGGCTGCTGCCGGTCACCATCACCCTGGTCTCCGAGTACGCCCCGCGCGGCCGGGGAGCGATCATCGTCGGCACCCTGATGACCGCCCACCAGGCCGGCGGCATCGTCTCGGGCTTCATCGGCCTGTGGACCGGCGGCGAGAACGGCTGGCGCGTCGCGTACTGGATCTGCGTGGTCCCGCTCTTCATCGGTGTCCCGCTGGTGTGGAAGTTCCTGCCCGAGTCGATGAGCTTCCTGGTGGCGAAGGGCCGTGACGAGGAGGCCGCCGACCTCGCCCGCCGCTTCGACGTCGACGTGCCCGCCGCCAAGGCCGCCCGTCCCGCCGCCGGAGAGCGCTGGGACGCGCTGGCCGCCCTCTTCCGCGGCAACCTGTGGCGCCGCACCCTGCTCTACTGGCTGACCTCCTTCGGCGGTCTGCTCCTCGTGTACGGCGTCAGCAACTGGCTGCCCACGATGATGCGCGGCGCCGGGTACGAACTCGGCTCCTCGCTCTCCTTCGTGGTGATCATCAACGCCGGTGGCATCGTCGGCATGCTGGTCGCGGGCCGCTTCTCCGACCGCTTCGGCGCACTCCGCGTCGCCGCCCTCTGGTTCGCGCTCACCGCCGTCGGCGTCTACCTCCTCGGCGTCCACATGGCGCTGCCGCTCACCTGCGCGGTGGTCTTCCTGACCGGCCTCTTCCTCTTCAGCGCCCAGGCCATGGTCTATGCGGCCGTCGCCGGCGACTCGACCGACGACAACCGCGCCACCGCCGTCGGCTGGACCAGCGGCATGGGCCGCTTCGGCGCCGTCTTCGGCCCCTGGCTCGGCGGACAGCTGGTCGCGAACGGCCACGAGGACTGGGGTTTCACCGCCTTCGCCGTCACCGCCGTGTTCGCCACGGTGATGCTCTGCCTGACCGGCCTGCGCCCCACGAAGGAGACCGGCGGCGCCGGCCCCGCCCAGCCGCTCTCCGCGACGGGCTGA